The genomic segment CGGATGAAAAGCAAACCATCTCGTCGATCGATTTTCGAGAACCGGTTTCAATATTTGAAGATCAACACGTTTTTGAGATTGTGCGGCAGATGTTACAGCACGAAGTTCGTTTGTTGCCTGTTGTTGATTCCTCTGAAACTTATCTTGGAATTATCGAGAAAAGACAGGTGCTTGAGGCACTCTCAACCATGTTAAATATTGCTACTTCCGGCTCAACCATAACGGTGAAACTTCCGCAATCCGATTTTACGATCTCGGAGTTGGTTCACCTGATTGAAACGGAAGGTGCTAAAATTCTTGGATTAACGGTTGAACGACCTACGGGCCTTGAGGAATCATTGAAGGTGTCGCTCAAAATCAGCCACGAAGATACATCAGCTGTAACATCCTCGCTGCAACGGCACGGATATGTAACAACTACAGAGAATCGCAATGACCTGTTGCAGGTTGATCTCTCCACCCGTGCCGATGAGCTGTTGCGTTACCTCGATGTGTAAGACAAAAATGGCCAAATTATTATATGTGGGAACAAATTAGGTTGAGTGCTATATTTCAGAATACAACAATCAATTTCTGAGCTATTTAGATGTTTTCATGAGTAGAAACCTAATTTCAATCTCCATTTTCGTTTTTCTGCTGATCTGTGCCGGTACAGGTGCTGCCCAAAATCAACAGAACTCTCCCGATGAAACATTTCAAACCGGCCTTACACTGTTCGAGAAAGGTCTGTTTACTGAGTCCATTCCCTACTTTGAAAGAGTAACCGAGCAGGGTTCGAATTCGCTTATCAAGGAAACAGCTGCGTACTACCGGGCGCGTGCGCTTATCAGGATCGACTCTACCGGCACGAACCGGTATGTAGATGATTTTCTCCAGGCTCATCCCGGCAGCAACCAGACAGCAGTTCTGCTGAGAGATGTAGCAGAAAAACATCTGAAAGCAAAAAATTACGAAGAGGCGATCCGCCGAATGGATGAAGCTCTGAATTTTCCACAGACGTATGATGATAAAGCTGAGTTATATTACACGCTTGGGGAAACGGCTGCTGAAGCGGGTAATTTTGACCTGGCCCGAGATTATTTCCTGGAACTGGATGATACGCACAGCAGAAGTGTTTGGGCGCCGAGGGCACTCTATGCACGTGGACGGCTCTTTCTCGAAGAGGAAAATTATCCGCAAGCGTCACAGGCATTTGAATTGTTGAGAGAACGGCATCCCCGGAATGCTATGACCCGGAGGATTGGTACGGCTTTAGGAGAATCCTATTATCAGCAGAGGAAATTTGAAGAAGCGATTGAAGCTTTCCTCGATGCTCTGCCTTACCTGGATGATGAAAACCGGGCCAAAGCTGTATATCTGACTGCAGAAAGTTACAACGCTTTGAATAACTACGAAGATGCCACAAGATTTTACCGGCGATATCTGAATTCAATTGATGACCCGGAACAATCCCGCATTGCTCACTATGGACTCGGTTGGGTGTTCCATAAACAAGATATTTACCACTGGGCGGCTCGGTCGTTTGGGGAAGCTTCTTCGGGAGACGATGAGATTGCGATCAAAGCTCAATATTACGAAGCTGTCAACCAAAAACTGGCGGGCCGTTATGAGGAAGCATTGGAATCATTCCGGGAGTTTGGTGAACGGTTTCAAGAAGGTTTATTCCAGGAACAGGCAAGGTTTGAGTGGGCGATAACAGCGTTTGAAATGGGGTTGTACAATGAGGCGATTGAAGTTCTTCTGCCGCTTGCACGTGAATATGAAACACTGGAAAACCCGGGACAGATTCTAACATTTTTAGGAGAAGTGTACTACGCCAATAACGAATACACGCGTTCGATGGAAACCTTTCAGCTTGCCGAAGAGATGACAGATTTAGATCCGGCATTGAAGCGGCAGGCAAGATTTCAGCTGGCATGGGTACTTTACTATAACCAAGCCTATGCGCAGGCCCAGCCAGACTTTGAACGGGTTCATAATGAGGCACCGGATTCTGAATTGGGCAGTGAAGCCCTGTTCTGGAGTGCTGATGCCAATTTTCAGATTCAAGAATATGGTCGGGCTGCACAACAGTTCGATGCATTCATTCGGCAATATCCGGATCATGAATTGGTTGGAGCAGCCAAATACAGTTTGGGTTGGACCTATTTTAAAATGGGTGATTTTGCCAATGCCACCGCTCCGTTAATCGATTTTTTGAATAATTACGAACCACCGCCAATTGTGCTTTTTCCGTATGAAACGGATACCAGGCTTCGGATTGGGGATGCTTTCTTTGCACAAGGAGAGTATCAACAAGCACTTGAATATTACCGGGCCACTATTGGTGCCGAACCGGGAGGCGATTATGCGATGTACCAGGTTGCGAACAGTTTTTATCGGATGAACCGGAATTTTGAGGCAGTCACTGAATTTCGGCGGTTACTCAGAATCTATCCCTTTAGTAGCTTGCGGGAACAAGCGGCTTATAATATTGCGTATGTATACCTGAATACGGGGAATTATGATCAGGCGATCGAAGAGTTTCAGTCGGTAATCTCCAGGTACCCTGATACTGAATGGGCAGCCCGGGCACAGTACAATATTGGTGATTCTTATTACAATGCGGGTCAATACCAGGAGGCCATTGAAGCTTACCGAACCGTTCTGGAAGAATATCCCAGGAGTGATTATATCATCGAAGCAATAGACGGAATTGAGTATGCGCAACTATCCGCTGGAAATGAAGATACCAGCACAGATGTACTTGAAGACTTTTTAGGTGATAATCCAACATCTACGACGGCAGACCGATTAAGATTTCGCCAGGCTGAAAATGTATTTCGGACTGGAAATTATGAAGCAGCCGTACGCGAATTTCGTCAATATTTAAGAGTTACCAACAATCGCGAGTTGATGCCTGATGCTTATTATAATCTGGCAGATGCCTATACCCGAACGGATAGCCTGGCACAAGCATCGGATGTTCTTCAAACACTGGTGAATGAATTTCCCAATTCTGAGCAAACTGCGCCGGCGCTTGCCGAACTTGGCCGGATTCAAAACGAGATGGGCAACTACAATCAATCACTGCAATACTTTCAACAGTTGCTGGAGAAAGATGAACGATACCAGCAGGAAGCGTACCTCGGCATTGCAAACGCTCAATTAGAACTTGGAAATATAAATGAGGCCCGACAGAATTTTGAACGTGTGCTGTCTATCAATTCAGAAAACGGTGCAGCCAGAGTTGGGCTTGGTAAAGTTCTTATGCAAGACGGCAGACACGATGAAGCCCGGCGATTCTTCCAGTTGGTTGTAGAAAATAATACAACAGAAATCGGTGCAGAAGCTCAATATTTGTTGGGCGAGTCGTATCTGGCAGAGGGTGACAGGGAATCTGCATTAGAGGCTTTTTCTCGAGTAAGTGTACTCTTTGAAGCATTTTCTGTATGGGTAGCCGAAGCTCAATACAAAACGGCAGAAATTTATATTCGCCAGGGAGATCGCGGGCAAGCCCTGAACCTGCTCAATTCTATCGTAGAAACATATCCTGATACTCCCGGGGCTCAAAAAGCAAGACGTTTACTGCAATCCAATTAAATCATGAAAAAAGCTGTTCACCCGGTAGCCAGGCTATCCGGAAACATTGTACCACCCCCCGACAAATCTATTTCTCACCGATCCGCCATGTTCGCGGCGCTGTCATCCGAGGATAGCCTCATCCAAAACTACTCTTCTGCGGCAGATCCGCAAAGTACCCTTGAGTGTTTAAGACAGTTGGGCGTGAAGGTGCATCAAAATGGCTCAACTGTAAAAGTTTCGGGTGTTGGAAGAGATGGTTTTCAAGAACCAGACAAACCGCTGGATTGCGGAAATTCCGGTACAACGATGCGTTTGCTGAGCGGAATTGTAGCCGGAGCCGGAGTGAAGTGCAGTATGATTGGTGATGAATCTCTCTCCGCACGAACCATGAAACGAATTATCGATCCGCTGCAAAAAATGGGTTGCAAGATTGATGGAAAAGAGGGGGTTTATGCACCGCTTGAAATCGATCCGCATGACGGAGTAAAAGGAATGAGATATCCCTTGCCGATTGCCAGTGCTCAACTTAAATCATGCGTCTTGCTGGCGGGATTGTTCGGCGAAGAGCCGACCGAAGTGATTGAAGATGTATTGAGCCGAGATCACACCGAACGGCTTCTTCAACTGGAAACAGAACCGTATGGATCGGGCAAAATTATTCGAAGCAGCTGGGATCATGTTATCCCACCGCAAAATTATAGTGTGCCCGGTGATTTTTCCGCAGCCGCTTTTTGGCTGGTAGCCGGTTCCATCCATAAAAATGCAGAGATCAATCTGAATGGAGTTGGTGTTAACCCAAGCCGTGATGCAGTTTACCATATCCTTGAGGAGATGGGTGCTTCATTCAAAAAGACAAACAATCGGCTGGCTGGAAAAGAACCTGTGTCCGATCTCTATGTAGAATCTTCAGATCTTCAACCGATCAATCTGAATCCGGCGCTTATACCCAACTGTATCGACGAACTTCCAATCCTGATGGTAGCCATGTGCTTTGCTGAAGGAACATCTGTTATAACCGGGGCTGAAGAACTTCGGCATAAGGAAACCGACAGACTCTCGGCTATGGCTGAGATTTTGAATTTAGCCGGGGCAGATGTAGAGCTTCAAAAAGATGGAATGATCATTCACGGAAAGAGAGATTTTAAGCCGGCATCAGCTACCTATCCTACCTATCACGATCACCGCATGGCCATGGCAGCAGCCGTGCTTGCTACCAAGGGAACTGACACCTCTGCAATTACTCATGCAGATTGTACTGCCATCTCTTATCCAAATTTTTGGAATCATCTGCAGACTTTAAGTGATTCTGCGATCTAAACTGGCATGAGGTCACATTTCTAAGGTTTTCTATGTCAATACGTCAGTGAAGTATCGGCCCGGGATACGTTGGCATTGAGGTTGCTAAACATATAGTAAAAATGGTGAAAAAATGAGCAATCTGAATATTGACATAGAAAAACAACTTTCAAGACTCGGCAAAGATATCCAGGGTTTTGTTGAACGAATGGTTCCGCTGAATGTGGAAGCAGGAGATTTTAAACCCGATTGTGATATCGTTGAAAGTGAAAACTTGTATTCACTTTATATGGATCTGCCGGGTATGAAAAAGAAAGAGATTAGCATCACCTTGAAAGACAGAATTCTCACTGTAAGTGGCGAGCGAGAACTGTTTCTTGAAGATGATGAAATATTGAAACGTTCAGAAAGAACTCAGGGATCTTTTTCACGATCATTTGCACTCCCTGAAAATGCAGATGTATCATCTGTAACCGCCACATTTAAGGATGGGGTGCTCCATGTGAAAATTTCAAAAACAGGGTTGGAAAGCGATGACGATTCGCAATCCATTCCCATTAAGTAAGAATTTTAAAACGAATAAAAATTAAGACAAGATAGGTAGATTATTATGGGTAAGATTATTGGAATTGACTTAGGTACTACAAACTCGTGCGTTGCCGTAATGGAAGGGAACGAGCCAGTAGTTATCCAGAATTCGGAGGGTGGAAGAACAACTCCTTCAGTCGTCGCTTTTTCTAAAGATGGCGAGCGATTGGTTGGTGCTCCCGCCAAAAGACAGGCTATTACAAATCCTGATAAAACCGTTTCCTCTATTAAGAGATTTATGGGGCGGATGTATAATGAGGTCAAAGAAGAAATTGACCAGGTATCATACAAGGTGGTAAAGTCTGATGATGACAACACCGCCCGGGTTCAAATTGAAGACAGAAAATATGCCCCGCAGGAGATCTCTGCGATGGTACTTCAAAAAATGAAGCAAACCGCAGAGGAGTATCTCGGTGAGAAAGTAACGGAAGCTGTTATTACAGTGCCGGCTTACTTTAACGATGCACAGCGTAAGGCAACTCAGGAAGCCGGGAAAATTGCCGGACTTGAAGTAAAACGAATTATTAACGAGCCAACAGCTGCATCACTTGCATACGGTCTCGATAAAAAAGAAAAAGATCAAACCATCATTGTGTATGACTTTGGTGGCGGAACGTTTGACGTATCTGTTCTGGATCTCGGTGAAGGTGTTTTTGAAGTAAAATCATCTGCCGGTGATACCCACCTTGGTGGTGACGACTTCGACCAGAGAATTATTAAATATCTGGCTTCTGAATTTAAAAAAGATGAAGGCATTGATCTGAAAGAAGATCCAATGGCGATGCAGCGATTGAAAGATGCCGCTGAGAAAGCCAAAATTGAGCTTTCCAGTTCTCAGAAAACAAATGTAAACCTGCCGTTTATTACTGCAACGGATTCAGGACCGAAGCACCTGAACATCGACCTTACTCGAGCCAAGTTTGAGCAATTGGTTGATGATCTTGTGAAGAAAACCATTCAACCGTGTGAGAAAGCACTGAAGGATGCAGGTATTTCCAAAAACGATATTCATGAAGTTATCCTGGTTGGTGGTTCAACCCGAATCCCGAAAATTCAGGAAGTTGTGAAAGAGTTCTTCGGGAAAGATCCAAGCAAAGGTGTAAATCCCGATGAGGTTGTAGCTGTAGGTGCTGCTATACAGGGTGGAGTTATGACAGGAGATGTTGACGATGTAGTTCTCCTCGACGTAACACCGCTTACACTTGGTATTGAAACACTGGGTGGCGTAATGACGAACCTGATTGAATCCAACACAACGATACCGACCAGCAAGAAAGAAACATTCTCTACAGCTGCGGACAATCAAACCAGTGTTGAGATTCACGTACTGCAGGGTGAACGTGCCAAAGCTCAGGATAACAGAACGCTTGGCCGATTCCACCTTGACGGAATTCCACCGGCACCACGCGGTGTACCACAGATTGAAGTTACATTCGATATGGATGCAAACGGTGTGCTGAACGTAAGTGCAAAAGATAAAGGCACCGGAAAAGAGCAAAGTATTCGAATTGAATCTTCTTCAGGATTGAGCGAAGATGAGATAGAGAAAATGAAAAAAGCTGCCGAGGAGCATGCCGAGGAAGACAAGAAAGTCAAAGAGAGAATCGAAACTCTCAACAAGGCAGACTCCCTTATCTTTTCAACAAGAAAGCAGCTTGAAGAGCACGAAGATAAGATCTCAGAAGACAGTAAACAGAAGATCGAAGATGCCCTGACGAAACTTGAGGAAGCTCATGAGCAGGAAAATATCGACGAACTTGAACCTGCAATGGAAGAGTTGAACCAGGTTTGGGCAGCTGCTTCTCAAGAGATCTATCAGGCTTCTGAAGCTCAGCAACAACCTGGTGCAGGTGCCGGAGCAGAAGGCGGTCCGTCACAAAACGGATCAGGTGAAAGCGAAGGATCTGCTGAAGGGGATGATGCTGTAGATGCCGACTTCGAAGTTGTGGATGAAGACGAAGACGATAAGAAGTAAGCATTATTGATTCCCTGAATATAATTGAAAGCCCTCTGTTATATCTACAGGGGGCTTTTTCTTTTTTATAAGCTCATCATAAAAATTGTATTTTATGGCTTATCAAATTACTGATTGTGCATTGTGAGTTTTACAGTTAAAAATACTGATTTTTTGATTGTCGGTAGTGGAGCTGCCGGTTTAAATGCCGCTCTTGAGGCAGCCAAATATGGCGAGGTATTTCTTGTTACTAAGTCTACCCTGGATGAAAGCAGCAGTTACTGGGCTCAGGGAGGTGTGGCAGCCGTTCTTGAAGAGTCCGATTCGTATGAAAATCATATTTCTGATACGCTGGAAGCAGGCCGGGGATATTGCAACCGGGAAGCAGTGGAAATTTTGGTAAAAGAGGGATCTGAAAGAGTTAAAGAGCTGATTGATAAAGGAATGCCTTTTGAAAGAACAGGCGGCCATTTAAACCTTGGGATGGAAGGCGGCCACTCAAATCGACGAATTTTACATGCGAACGGTGCCGCAACCGGGAAAGCTCTGGTGGATTTTTTAATCTCTAATATCCAGGAAAACGATCGGATTACTGTTGCAGAAAATGTATTTGTGTATGATTTAATCAGTGAAGAGAACCGATGCTTTGGAGCTCTTGCTTATCTTTATGAAGAGAATAAAGTTCTGCAGATCCAGAGTAAGGCAACAGTTCTGGCCACGGGCGGCTATTCAGGTTTATACACCAGAACAACCAATCCACATACGTCGACCGGAGATGGTTTATGGCTTGCTCTCAATCATGGAGCGATTTTAAAAGACCTGGAGTTTATCCAGTTTCATCCAACTGTATTTTATAGCTCAAATGGAGAGGGATTTCTGATTAGTGAAGCCGTTCGCGGGGAAGGTGCCAGGCTTTACAATACTTCCGGCGAGCGATTTATGGAGAAATATCCGAATGGTGAATTATCGCCCCGCGATGTAGTATCGAGAGAAATATTTAATCAAATTTCGGAGCAGGATAAAGACTTTGTGTTTCTTGATTTGACCCATCTGGACGATTCAAAAATCAGAGATCGATTTCCGGGATTGATCAAAAGGATTGAAGATCGTGGAATTGATATCACGAAAGAGGGGATTCCGGTGGCTCCTGCAGCACACTATTGTATCGGCGGAATTGAAACCGATTTGGATGGACAAACAAATATTGAGGGTCTTTACGCTGCCGGGGAAGTTGCGGCAACAGGCGTGCATGGTGCCAATCGCCTGGCGAGCAATTCTCTGCTTGAATGCCTTGTATTTAGCAAACGTGCAATCGAGCATGCAAGTAGTTTAAGTGAGAGCAACCGGATGATTGGTATTACAATGAAACCGTTTACGCTTTCTCCGGATTTAGAAGAGCCATTTATGGTTCAGAAGAAAACCGTTACATCTCTGTTGAATCGTTTTGCGGGGATTGAGCGCGATGACTCCGGCTTGCACCAGGCGTTTGATCAGATCAGCCACGAACTTAAATCACCTCTTTATCATCAGGGAAATGAATATTTCTTTTTGCGGATGAAGGAGATGGTAAATATTGCTGAGTTGATTGTTGTAGGGGCCTTGAACAGGAAAGAGAGCCGGGGTGTGCATTTTAGAAAAGATTTTCCCGAACCGGACGATTCTTACAAAGAACCAATGCGATTTTATAAAAACCGTTACAACAAAGTTCAGGCTGTTTCATGATTTTTACTGAAGTTTCAAACAAGGATTGGCTTGATGATCTTATCGACGTAGCACTGGCAGAAGATATTGGTGGCGGCGATGTGACTACAGATGCAATTATAGATGATCAGAAGAAAGCCAAAGCAGTATGGGTGGCTAAACAGGATGGAGTTGTTACGGGATTAAATGTTGCAAAATTTGTCTTCCAAAAACTGGATGAAAAGATGAACTGGAAACCGCTTATTAAGGATCCTGCTCCAGTTAAAAATGGTGATTTGATTGTTGAAATTACCGGAAATTGCAGATCTATTTTAACAGCAGAACGAACGGCATTAAATCTTGCTCAGCGTATGTCCGGTATTGCCACAAAAACGGCTGAGATTGTGAAGGAACTGGATGGATTTTCAACAAAAATTTTAGACACCAGAAAGACAGTCCCCGGATTGCGAAGACTTGATAAAATGGCCGTTGAAGCGGGTGGCGGTACAAATCACCGCATGGGACTGTACGATTTGGCAATGATTAAAGACAATCATATAGAAGCTGCTGGCAGCATTGCGGCGGCTGTTAAGCGGGTACGGTCAGATAATCCCGATATCAGAATTGAAGTGGAAACCACGAATATTGATCAGGTTGGGGAAGCTTTGGATGCAGGGGCAGATATTATTATGCTTGACAACATGAGTTTAGTTGATATGCGTAAAGCTGTTGATGTTATCGGGAATCGTGCACAAACAGAAGCTTCCGGCAACATTACAAAAGGCAATATTCGTGAAGTTGCTGATACCGGAGTCAATTTTATCTCGGTTGGTGCGTTAACTCATTCCGTCAAGGCATTTGATATCAGCCAGCGAATCACAGAAATTTTTTAATTAAGTGACCTTGAAGAGTGCAAAGGAGACTTTCAAAAAAAAGGATGTTTTAATAATCTCAGAACTCAATTTTGTCATGCCGGACCCCGATCCGGTATCTCCATATTTGATTGAAGATTGGAGATTCTGTCCCAAGGACTCCTTTGGAGAATCGAGTTCAGAATGACATCCTTTTTTGGACAGTCTCACAAGGTACTTCAAGAGTTACGCTTTTAGCATAAATGCGAACGCTTCAGGGATCCCGGAAAAGTTCTGGGAACGCTTGAAGGTTTTTACAATATCACAATTACAAATATGGAAACCGTAGTAAACGAAGATTTAACCACCGAAATTCTTGAGCTTAAGGAGCAGCGAAATGCTGTAATCCTGGCTCATAACTATCAAATTCCCGAAATTCAGGATATAGCAGATTATGTTGGCGATTCGCTGGGATTATCTCATCAGGCCGCTGAAGCAGAGGAAGATGTAATTGTCTTTTGTGGCGTTCACTTTATGGCCGAAACCGCATCGATCATCTCACCGGATAAAACCGTTTTAATTCCGGATCTCGAGGCAGGTTGCTCGCTGGCTGACAGTATCACAGTTGATCAGCTCAGGGAGTGGAAAGCTCAACATCCCGGAGCCGTTGTGGTTTCGTATGTGAATACTACAGCAGCAGTGAAATCCGAAAGTGATTACTGCTGCACGTCATCGAATGCGGTGGGTATTGTGGAGTCAATTCCCGAAGATAAAGAGATTCTGTTTTTACCGGATAAATTCTTGGGAGCCTATGTGGAGATGATCACCGGCCGCGAGCTAAATATCTGGGAAGGAGCCTGCCATGTGCATGAGAGAATTGGTGAATTAAACCTTGCCGAGAAACAGAAGGAATATCCCGATGCAGAAATATTGATTCATCCGGAATGTGGTTGTTCAACATCCTGTATGATGAAATCTGCTATGTATTTTGATTGTAAAGACGGTCATGTGCACTCCACGAGTGGTATGTTGAATCGTGCGAAGGAATCGGAAGCAGAAGAATTTGTAGTGGCAACAGAGACCGGAATTCTTCACCGAATGGAGAAGGAAAATCCCGGGAAGAAATTCTATGCAGCCAACGAAGAATCCGTTTGTGATTACATGAAGATGATTACGCTCGATAATCTTCGCGATGCGCTCAAATACAAACAGTTTGAAGTGAAGGTTCCGAAAGAGCTGGCCGAAAAAGCCAAAGTACCGATCGATCGGATGCTGCAGGTAGGGTAATATGCAAACATCTGAGTTGACTCAGGATACCTGACAATACGATGTGAGATTCTGAATCAAGTATACTCGTTCCGAAGCTCCTGCTTCGGAATGACATATAGAAGCTCTGCTTCTCTGAAATTTTTAACTATTGAAAAGAAGCGGAGCTTCTTCAGGTAATACGATCCGAAGGAGACCTTCGGATCGAGAAAAGTACATTAAATTATATGACCATCTTAGGTATCGAATCATCCTGTGATGAGACAGCTGCTGCAGTGTGGGCAGACGGAGAGATTTTATCGAATGTGATAGCTTCTCAAACAATTCACGAAAAATTTGGCGGAGTTGTACCGGAACTCGCATCGAGAGCTCATCATAAAACGATCTGGAAAACAGTAGACCAGGCTCTCAGGGAAGCGGAAATTTCTCTGGATCAGGTTGATGCCATTGCCGTTGCACAGGGACCGGGGTTAATTGGTTCGTTATTGGTAGGGCTCAGCTTTGCGAAAGGATTATCAATCTCTCAGGATTGTCCGATTATTGGTGTGAACCATATTGATGCACACATGTATGCCAATTTTATTGAGCATGAGGAGGTGTATCCGTTTGTGGCCTTAATTGTCTCAGGAGGACATACCCGGCTGGTTCATGTGGATGAAATTTTTTCGCACAAGGTACTCGGTAAAACCAGGGATGACGCCGCAGGAGAAGCATTCGATAAAATTGGAAAGCTGCTGAATCTTGACTATCCGGCCGGGCCGGTTATCGATAAACTTTCAAAAGAAGGTGATCCATCTTTCCACGATTTTCCGCGTTCTATGATTAATAAAGGATTGGATTTTAGTTTTTCCGGGTTGAAAACAAGTGTTCTCTATTACACACAGGATAAAGGAGAAGAATTTATTCAAGCGCATTTGAATGATATCTGCGCGAGTGTTTCGGCGGCGATTACAGAGGTACTTCAAACCAAATTAAAAAGAGCTGTAAAAAAGACAGCAGTTGAGAATGTAATGGTAGCAGGAGGTGTTTCAGCAAATTCAATGCTGAGAGAAAAAGTTGAATCAATAGCTCA from the Balneolaceae bacterium genome contains:
- the nadA gene encoding quinolinate synthase NadA → MTNMETVVNEDLTTEILELKEQRNAVILAHNYQIPEIQDIADYVGDSLGLSHQAAEAEEDVIVFCGVHFMAETASIISPDKTVLIPDLEAGCSLADSITVDQLREWKAQHPGAVVVSYVNTTAAVKSESDYCCTSSNAVGIVESIPEDKEILFLPDKFLGAYVEMITGRELNIWEGACHVHERIGELNLAEKQKEYPDAEILIHPECGCSTSCMMKSAMYFDCKDGHVHSTSGMLNRAKESEAEEFVVATETGILHRMEKENPGKKFYAANEESVCDYMKMITLDNLRDALKYKQFEVKVPKELAEKAKVPIDRMLQVG
- the tsaD gene encoding tRNA (adenosine(37)-N6)-threonylcarbamoyltransferase complex transferase subunit TsaD codes for the protein MTILGIESSCDETAAAVWADGEILSNVIASQTIHEKFGGVVPELASRAHHKTIWKTVDQALREAEISLDQVDAIAVAQGPGLIGSLLVGLSFAKGLSISQDCPIIGVNHIDAHMYANFIEHEEVYPFVALIVSGGHTRLVHVDEIFSHKVLGKTRDDAAGEAFDKIGKLLNLDYPAGPVIDKLSKEGDPSFHDFPRSMINKGLDFSFSGLKTSVLYYTQDKGEEFIQAHLNDICASVSAAITEVLQTKLKRAVKKTAVENVMVAGGVSANSMLREKVESIAQKMGLNLMIPSIQYCTDNAAMIAITGALKAREGKYDDLQIKPFARLA